The sequence below is a genomic window from Thermorudis peleae.
GAGCTGACGAGCGGCTAACTCCTGCTGGAGAGCATCCGCAAGCATCTGAGCAATGGCATCAGCATCCACTGCAAGGCCAAGCGGGCCACTCAGACTGCTGTCAACCAGGACAATTGAACCATCTTGGGCAATGGGGCGAGCGTGGAAACGGGCTCCCAGCCCTGAAAACGTGAAAGAGATCGTTACGCCGCTTGGATCAATGACAGCATGGGGAGAGCGTGCTGGACCAAGCCTATCGGCGTGGGCAGCGAGTGCTTGGTTGAGCTGAGCTTCCGTAATCACAACTTGACTCACACCCGGCACAGGCGTAGCGGATGCAGCCACTGACGCCGCACGAGGCGTTGCCATCGTTGGCGTGCGAGCACCGGCGACAGCAGTGGTAGCTGGGGTCGCTGTCGCTGGCGGCGGGAGAAAGCGCCCGCTGAGCAAAGCAGCAAGAGCGAGCAGCAGGATCGCCGCAGTGACAAGCGTTGCTAAGCAGCCGATCACACGTTGTCCGGCTCGGGATTGACGCTCCCACCGCCGCGCGACCGGGTGAGCAGGGCGGGCAGTCGTGACTAGTGGCGCACCACAGGCGCGGCAGTGTGAAGCAATCGGCTGCTCAGTGCCACAAAACGGGCAGAGCATCATACCCCCTAGTGGGTCAACTTCTCTTGTGGCTAAGGATACCCCCACCACCTGGTAGACCATAAACCGAATTGGGTTGCTCAGGAGTAGGATAGAACGAGGATAGCCGTAGCATGCGGCCAACCTGGAGCATGGAGATTGATGACAGGCATACGATTTTGGGCTGGACTTGCCAGCGTGGTGCTGGTCAATATCGTACTCAGCGGCGACAACGCGTTGGTCATCGCGATGGCAGCGCGCGGACTGCCGCCACGACAGCGGCGCTGGGCGATGATCGCAGGTGGCGCAGCAGCGATCATCCTGCGGGTGCTGTTCACAGCGCTGGCAGCACTGCTGCTCACGATCCCGCTGCTGGAAGCTGGCGGTGGGCTCGTTTTGACCGGCATTGCAGCAAAGCTGTTGCGCGAGGAAGAAGGGACGCAAGTCGTCGATACGGCTGGCTCATTCCTGAGCGCTGTGCAGACAATAACGCTGGCTGACGTCGTGATGAGTCTAGACAATATGCTAGCCGTAGCGGGAGCGGCGCAAGGGAGCTTGCTCTTGCTGGGGTTGGGGCTGTTGCTCTCCATGCCACCAATTCTGATCGGCAGCGATGTACTAGCGCGGCTGCTCAACCGTCTGCCCTGGTTGGTCGCCGTTGGAGCCATCCTCTTAACAATTACGGGTGCACGGATGGTCGCCAACGACCCGCTCGTTGCCGCTCGCGTGCCAGATCCCCTTGCGACACCGTTCTTGATTGGGGTAGCGGTGGGGCTAACGGCATTAGCCTTTGTCCCTGCAATTTGGCGCTGGTGGCGTCAGCGGCGGACGGCAACGAGGGCCATAAGCCATCAAGCGCCGAGCCACGACTAAACGCATCGGCAACACGCTGACAGGTGCACGGCAGGTCACAGCGGGTATGTTTAGCTGGCGCAAGCCGGCCGCCCACACCTACGCAGCAGGGTAGCAAGAGGGCGGGGCAGGACCGGGGTTCCGGCCCGCCCCGATACGGGGGTAGAGAGGGGGAAAGAAGAGGTCGTCTGAGGCAGTTGCTGACCCAGGAGAGGTAATGTCTGGGCCAGAGCACTGGGGAAACAGCATCTGCCTAAAGCGTCGCTGATCCCAATGCGCAATGTTTAGTGTAGCGACATCGTCATCTGTTGTCTGTCGGGAAAAGTCAGACAGTTCCAACTTCTTGCCGATTTCGGCCATTGCAGCATACGAAACAGTCAATGGCGGCACGCGGTACAATTCTGCTGTCAACATGCCCACGGGCATGGGCAGTTGTTCCATGCCTGTGTGCCACAGTTGGAGAGGGGTGCATTCCGATGCAAGATGAAGCACGTCGTGATCCCTTTGGGGCCCGAGCCACGCTTGAGACACCCGAAGGACGCGTGACGTATTACCGGCTCGCTGCACTGGCCGATCATATCACCATCGGCCTGGAGCGACTGCCATATACCGTCAAAGTGCTGCTGGAAAACGTTCTCCGTTTGGCCGGCAATGGTCCATTTACGACTGAAGATGTCGAGCTTGTCGCTGGTTGGCAACCCGGCCCGAAACCTGCTCGCGAGATACCCTTCTTACCAAGCCGAGTGTTGCTCCAGGACTTCACGGGCGTGCCAGCCATTGCCGATCTCGCGGCCATGCGTGCCGCGGTGGCTCGCGCTGGCGGAGATCCGCAGATCATCAACCCCCTGGTTCCTGTTGACCTGGTGATCGACCACTCCGTGCAAGTTGACGCGTTCGGCACTACCATTGCCTTTCAGCGCAACGTCGAGCGCGAGTATGAGCGAAACCGCGAGCGCTATGCCTTCCTCCGCTGGGCGCAACAAGCCTTCCGCAACTTCCGCGTTGTGCCGCCGGGCACAGGCATTGTTCACCAGGTGAACATTGAATACCTGGCCTCAGTTGTGACAGTTCGGGATGAAGACGGCACGCCAGTTGCGTTCCCCGACACACTCGTCGGCACTGACTCGCACACGACGATGGTCAATGCCTTAGGCGTGCTGGGGTGGGGTGTCGGCGGCATTGAGGCTGAGGCGGCAATGCTCGGCCAGCCGATTACGCTGCTGCTGCCGCGCGTAATCGGGCTGCGGCTCATCGGCCAGCCTCCAGGTGGCATTACCGCAACGGACTTGGTGCTGACAGTGACGCAGCTCCTGCGCAAGGTCGGCGTCGTTGATACCTTTGTCGAAGTCTTCGGGCCAGGGCTGCGCTACCTGAGCCTGCCCGATCGGGCGACAATCTCGAACATGGCGCCAGAAATGGGCGCCACAGCCGTCATGTTCCCAATCGATGAAGAGACGCTCGGCTACCTGCGGCTGACTGGCCGGAGCGAAGCGCACGTGCAACTCGTTGAGACATATGCTCGGGAGCAGGGGCTGTTCCGCGAAGAAGGGGTTGAGCCAGTCTTCGACCAAGTTGTTGAACTCGACCTCTCGACGCTCGAGCCGAGCCTGGCTGGCCCACGGCGCCCGCACGATCGTGTACGGCTATCCGAATTGCGCCAGAGTCTACGCGCAGCATTCCCTGATCAGTTCCCTGAAGAAGCGGCAAACGCGCCCCAGCGCTTTGACTGGGAGGGCGGCGCGGTGAACGAGGCCGAAGCGCCAAGCGCGCCCTTGGTACCGGCTGACCCCCGCCCGAAGGTCGTCGACGTGCGGCTTGACGGGCAGCATGCCGAACTGCGTCATGGTTCGGTGGTGATTGCAGCGATCACCAGCTGCACCAATACCTCAAATCCTGCAGTAATGCTGGGTGCTGGTATCTTAGCCAAGAAGGCGGTTGAACGAGGGCTGAGCGTCAGCCCAGCGATTAAGACGAGCTTGGCCCCTGGTTCTGGCGTGGTAACGGCCTACCTGGAGCGGGCTGGGTTGTTGCCGTATCTTGAGGCGTTGCGTTTCCACCTCGTTGGCTACGGCTGCACGACCTGCATTGGCAACAGCGGCCCGCTCCCAGAACCGGTAGCGCAAGCCATTCAAGAGAATGAGCTTGTGGTCGCTGCAGTCCTGAGCGGCAACCGCAACTTTGAAGGGCGCATCCACCCGCTCGTGCGCGCAGCCTACTTGGCGTCGCCGCCGCTCGTGGTGGCCTTCGCATTAGCAGGCCGCGTTGATATCGACCTGACTCGGGAGCCGCTCGCACACGATCCGAACGGCGAGCCGGTCTATCTCCGTGACCTCTGGCCAACGCCGGAAGAAATCCGCGAGGCGATGTTGCAAGCTATCGCTCCCGAGTTGTTCGTCGAGCGCTACCGCAACGTCTTTGCGGGCGATGAGCGCTGGCGCAACCTGCCAGTCCCCACGGGTGCGCTCTACGAATGGGATCCGCAATCGACGTATATCCAGGAGCCGCCATTCTTCCAGAACCTCCCGCTTGAACCACAGCCGCTCACTGACATCGTTGGGGCACGGGTGCTCGCCTATCTTGGTGATTCAGTGACGACGGACCATATCTCGCCGGCTGGCTCGATCCCCGTTAACAGTCCAGCCGGACAGTACTTAGTCGGTCGGGGCGTGCCACCGAAGGAGTTCAACAGCTACGGTGCGCGCCGTGGCAACCATGAAGTGATGATCCGTGGCACATTTGCGAATATCCGGCTCCGCAATAAGCTAGCTGGTGGACAAGAGGGCGGCTGGACGCGCCACTTCCCCGATGGCGAGCTCACGACAATCTATGACGCGGCCATGCGCTATCAGGCAGAAGGTGTGCCGTTGCTCGTCGTAGCCGGCAAGGAGTATGGCAGCGGTAGCTCTCGTGACTGGGCTGCTAAAGGCACGATGCTGCTCGGTGTGCGTGCAGTACTTGCCGAAAGCTTCGAACGCATTCACCGCAGCAACCTGGTGGGCATGGGGGTGTTGCCGCTCCAGTTCCTGCCTGGGGAGAATGCGGAATCACTCGGGCTCGATGGCACCGAAACCTACACTATTACGGGCATCGCCGAGGGACTCGAGCCCAATAAGCGGTTGATTGTGCGCGCCGTGCGTGACGACGGCACCGCCCGCGAGTTTGCCGTCATCGCGCGTCTCAACAGCCCAACGGAAATCGAGTACTACCGGCACGGCGGTATCATGCCTTTCGTGCTCCGTCGTTTGCTCAAGGCCACGGTCCAGGCCTAGAGCTTGGCCATAGCCCGGCGGCAGGTGAGTGCGAGCAGTCACCGCTGCCGATGAGAGGACAGCACAATGCAGCTACAACTCCAGGCGCACACGAGCCAGCTCGCCAACGGGCTAACGGTTATCGTCCAGCCACTGCGGCGGGTACCGGTGGTGTCATGTTGGATCTGGTATCGCGTGGGCAGCCGCAACGAGCTGCCCGGTAAAACTGGCATCTCTCACTGGGTTGAACACATGCTCTTTAAGGGCACGCCACGGTTTCCACCGGGTAGCATCTTCCGAGAGGTGCAACGGTGGGGCGGCATGCTCAACGGCTTCACATGGATTGATTACACGGCCTACTTCGCGACGGTGCCCGTGCCTGCTCTCGATCTACCGCTCACCGTCGAAGCCGACCGCATGCAGCACGCTGTCTTCGATCCAGCTGAGGTCGAGCGCGAGCGAACAGTTATCCTTTCAGAACGCGAGGGAAACGAGAACCAGCCTGCAACGGCATTGCGAGAAGAAGTCGTTGCCGCCGCATTCCGCGCCCACCCCTATGGTCATCCAGTGATCGGCTATCGCGAAGACCTGCTTGCGCTCACCCGCGATGACCTTTACCAGCATTACCGAACCTACTACACACCAGGAAATGCCACGCTTGTGCTTGTCGGCGACGTCGACCCTGCGGATGTACTCGAGCGCGTTGCCCAGCGGTTTGGTGACATCCCTTCTGGAACGCCTCCGCCACCGCTGCGTGTACGCGAGCCAGAGCAACTTGGCGAGCGACGGGTGCGTGTGCGGCGGCCAGCACCAGCGCCGATCCTGTTGCTTGCCTGGCGGGCGCCGGAAGCGACGCATCCAGACACGCCAGCAATGGCGATGCTCGATCTGGTGCTCTCTGGCGCAGCACCGCTGGGATTTAGCGGTGGCGGTGGCATGGGACGTAGCTCGCGGCTCTACCGTGCGCTCGTTGCCAGCGGATTGTGCAGCCAGGCAGGGTCGAGCGTGGCGCTCTCCATTGATCCATTCCTGTTCACGGTCTCAGCCACGCTCACCCCAGCCGCTGAGCTGGCCCGTGTCGAAGAGATCGTGTGGAATGAGTTAGAGAAGCTGCGTCAGGAACCAGTCAGCGCCGCTGAGCTGGAACGAGCCCAGCGCCAGCTGGAAAGCCAGTTTGCGCAAGCGGCTGAACAGACAACGACGATGGCCTACTTCCGTGGTATGCTCGCGACAGTGGCTCCAGGCTGGACCCCTGAACAGTGGCGCGACGCCTTACTCCGCGTGACACCTGAGGATATCCAGCGCGTCGCCGACACGCACCTTCGGCCGGAGCGTTGCACTGCCGGTTGGCTCGAGCCGGCTGATAGGCCGGCGCCGTACCACAATGGTGCATCGCCATCATCGAGCATGGAAGTCGGCGGTCCCGTACCTGCACAGTGGTACACTGGTGGCACTTCGCCCAGCGTCGTTCTCCCGGCGGCACACCTATCACTCACGAGCCAGTCGCTTTCCAATGGTTTGACAGTTGTCAACCACTATGACCCGCAAAGCGAGCTGGTTGTGTTGGCCTTACGCTTGCCTGCTGGCGCTGCACGAGATGGTGAACAGCCCGGACTCGCCCACCTGACCGGCCAGCTCTTGGCCCGTGGTACCGCCCAGTGGGACGAAGCCGCATTGAACGAGCGCCTTGACCAACTGGGGGCTGCGCTGAGTGTCGGCGTTGGCCGTGATGCCGTCGATATTGTTGCAAGCGGCCTGCGCCGTGATGCAGCTGCGCTCGTTGAACTGCTTGCGGCTGTCGTCCGCACCCCAACATTCCCGGAAGACCAACTTGAACGGGTGCGCACCCAGGTGCTCACCCAACTGCGCCTCGCCGAGCAGAATACGCGCGCACAAGCCGACGCTCTCCTCCGAGCGAGCGTCTACCCACCGGGACACCCATACCACCACCGGGTCATCGGTACCGCTGAGACGTTGCGCCAACTCGACCGAGAAGCGCTTGTTGCATTCCACGAGCGCATGTATCGACCTGCCGGAGGCATTTTGGCTGTTGCAGGAGGGCTCTCGGCTGCGACAGCACTGCAACTGATCGAGCGTCATTTCGGCGATTGGCAGGGAACGGTGACACCGCTGAGCATTCCACCGGTTACTCCACCGGTCGAGATGCTGCGACGGCACGAGTATCTGCCGGGTAAAAGCCAGGCCGACCTGGCGATTGGTCTGCCCGTTATTCCTCGGTCACATCCGGACTTTGAACCGCTCCGGCTGGCTAATGCCGTGCTCGGGCGCCTTGGCATGATGGGGCGAATCGGCCAGCGCGTGCGCGAGCAACTAGGACTCGCCTATTACGCGAGCAGTAGCCTTGATGCCGCACTCGGCCCAGGCCTATGGCATGCAGCTGCGGGTGTCAACCCAGCCAATGTCGAACAAGCGCTCGAGGCAATCCTCGATGAAGTTTCCCGTCTCCGGGCCGAGCCGCCGAGCAGCACCGAACTTGACGATGTACGCACGTCGCTGGTTGGCGGAGCGCTGCTTGCGCTTGAAACCAGCGGTGCGATCGCGGGCTTGGCACTTGACCTGATGTTCTACGGTCTCGGCCTGGATTACCTGGAGCGCCTACCGGAGATGCTCGCCGCATTCACGCCAGAGGATGTGCGCGCTGTTGCCGAGCGATATCTTGATCCAACACGGATGGCAATTGTCGTCGTTGGACCACCTGACAGTGAGACAAACCCGCCAAATCCACCAGTGGCATAATCCAGATGGAAACGCGAGCCCCTGCTCTTGACGCAGGGGCCACCGAGCAGGTCGCGGTGAGCAAGCACTTGTGCAGGTGCTCACCGCCAGTATGAAGGAGCAGCAGGGAATGGCGGAGAGCGTCTACACTGTCTTCTGGCTCTATAAGGCGACGACACCGTGGTTCCAACTTCCCGTGGAAGAACGTGCGCGTGCGCAGCGTCAGGTCACTGACCTGCTGGCTAGTGCTGGACCAGTGTCGCTCCGTGGGGCATATTCCAGCATTGGCTTCCGTCCGGATGTTGACCTTATCCTCTGGCTCTATAGCCAGGATGTCGATGCACTACACGACGTTGCTATTGCGCTCCAACGTGTACTCGCCCCCCGTGGTGTTGAGCAGCGGTATGCCTACCTTGGTGTCGCAGCGACATCCCAGTATGACCCAACGCACGGCCCAGCTTTTCTCAAGGGCGTGCCGCCCAAGCGTTACTTGAGCGTCTACCCATTCATCAAGACGCCGGAATGGTACCTGCTGCCCTATGAGGCACGCCGCGACATGATGATCGAGCACGGACGGTTGGGTGACGAGTTCCCAACAGTCTTGACAAATACTGTTAACTCGTTCGGTGTGCAAGACCAAGAGTTCATTGTCGCGCTTGAGGATGATGATGTCGCAACGCTGGTTGCGATGGTACAGCGGCTTCGGGCAGCTGAAGTGCGCAAGTACACCAAGGTTGACACACCAATCTTCCTTGGTGTACGTAAGGAACTCGAATCCGCGCTCGCCGCATTACTCTAGCGTGCTCGGAGGCCCGCCAACACGGCAACAAGCGCACCGGTCGCTGTTGCGACGAGGTTCACAAGATCGTTGTCAAGCCAAGGCAAGCCGCGCTGATAGTGCGTTGGAGTGCCACAGCGGTGGATACGCCGCTCGGTTGGGCGTTGGCAGCGAGGGCACCAACGTACCACCTGAAGCGTAGCGCCAAGCAAGCTATCGACCATCATCCCGGCCCACCCGGCGATGGTTAGTACCAACAGCGAGTGAGCGCGCGGGCGAGGGAGTACTGGTGCAGCGAGCAGCGCGACCCAGCCTGCACCAGCAAGCCCACCAAGCATGCCGACGCGTGTGACCCCACCAGAGGTGCCAGGCGGTACCAGCTGGCCAGTCGTGATCAGTCGTGGAGGACGGGGACTAAGAACGCCAAGTTCAGTTGCCCATGTATCTGCTGCTGCAGCGGCAATGCTGCCGAATGCGGCCAGGGCAAGGGTCCTAGCACGGCGCGGTTGGACTGCGGACAGCAGTGCAAGTCCGCTTGCCACGCCACCGTTGGCTAGCACCTGTGTCCAATTGCGCTCGGCTCCGCGTTCGACGATATCCATAAGCGCCACTTTTCGCTGCCGTCCGAGCGCGGAGAGCGCACTTGAGGCAACAAAGAAGCCAACCATTGGCACTGCCCAGCCGACACCGCCGCCAACGGTCACACTTGTCCCCACGCCGATCGCTGCCAGGGCACCATCCCGCGTGAGTGTGCGGCGGCGGACACTCACGCTTGCGATCAGGCTACTTAACACGAGGCCAGTAGCAAAACGCCAGCGAGCAGTGCGTGGCCAGAGCCGCGGCGCCGTGAGCAAGGCGTGAGGAGGGACCACTGAACGGCGCACGGCACAGCCGAACATTAGCATTCCTCATCTCGTTGTCGGCGGAGAGAAGAGGAGTCGTAATTCGTCAGGCAAGATTTCGAAGACATACCCGGCGACTTCAACATATGCTGGACTACTAATCTCGCCGAAGTGCACAGTAACGCGTTCCCCCTCAAGCGTAAAGGTGCGACTGGCTTGAGGAGCGAAGGGATGGCGCGGGTTATCGTGAACATGGCGAGTGCCGCCAGCCATCTCAACCGCCTGCTCAGCCAGTCGGCGCGCTGTTGCCTCGTCCAGGGGCATTGTCTTCTCCTTCCGCTGGGCACTGCACCCAATCGAGAGTCTGCCACAGCCAGCGACACCATGCAGTTGTCGGCATTCGTGCGAACAGGTCAACGCTGCGGTACAATAGATATAGCACGCCCGAACGAGGGGCTGTGTGCTGCCCCTGGTGAGCTTTGGCGTGTCGATGATCGAGAACAAGGCTCGTATACATCGAACGGCTCAGGGCAAGGGCAGTAAGCGTCGTGAACAATCACGCAGGCACAGCCCGAGCAGCGTTTAGCATGCGAACACTTGATGACGACGGACGAAGCGCTGCGCCAGCGTGCTAACCAACCACAATGCGTGGTGTAAACTACACAGGGTGTGCAAGATGGGCTGGTAGCTCAACTGGTAGAGCAGCGGACTTTTAATCCGCGGGTTGTGGGTTCGAGTCCCACCCGGCCTACCACAAGCAATCAAGGAAATCGTCCTAGGGCCATCCCGGGACGATTGCGTTTGACGACCATTCTGACGACCAACCGACTTCCCGAGTGCGCGCTTCGTGGTTGCTCTCCCACGCCAGCAGGACAAGGAAACTCGCTCAGTAAACCTGGGCGCGTTTCGCGTCTGACTGGCAAAGGGAAACAGTACAGTAGGATGAGAGAAGTTACCTTAGGAATACTTCTGAGGCAATTTTCTTCTCAGCTTCAGCTAACTTCCAGGCACGAAGCTGGATAATGAAGCGGAATACGAGCGTACTGCAGGACTCGCATGCCATCGTACGGCCGGCTTAATGCGTTAGCCATCATCCGGGGAACAGGCAGCCATTGTCACTCGCCATCAACGATGGCATGTCCTCGCACGAACCATCATGAGGATAATTAGGAAGCATGTTGCTGAAGTCTCAGAGAGCAGTTGAGCACGCAAAACAAGCAAGCTGTATTGCAGTTCAAGCGCTTGCAACGGTGCCATGCGGGGAAGGAATTTTCCCATAGCCCGTCTGGTCGAATTTCCTTGCTGCAATTCCCGCCGCTCCGTTGAGGCTTCTGAGCAAAACTAGGCTGACCGGCACCTCGTCAGGAAAGGCTCAGCAGAACCACGCTCGCTGAATGTCCAAAGAAGAGAGGCAAGCGGTGGCTGACTCCATCCGTCACCACCGCTTGCCTCCATAGAATTTCCCGGACAAAAGACAATGTGATATGCATCACTGCGGAGACATTGATATTCTTGACACCCATGGCCGCTATTAAGCAAGAGAGCGTGCGCCTCGCTGCAAGCGCAGCATGACTCCACATCACAGCAGAGGGATAGTGTGCAAGGCCAGCGCTACCACGGCTGATAGGAAGGGCTCCACTCCGGGAACCAGCGACGCATTATCGCTCGATCATCTCGCTCTTCCCACGACACTGCTTCGGCGATGGCTGCTAGCTGTGCTAAGGCATCAGGATTGAGCGTTACCCCCAGTCCCGGCCCACTGGGCACTGTCACGGCACCATCCTCGAACACAAACCGTTCGTTCACAATATCCCAGCCCTCTTGCCAGGGATAATGGGTATCACTGGCAAAGGTCAGCTGCGGCAGCGCCGCTGCAAGATGCACCATCGCGGCGAAGGAGATGCCAAGATGGGTGTTTGAATGCTGGGAAAGCCCTAGGCCAAATACGTCGCAAATCCACCCCAGCTGAACTGAGGCACGAAGCCCGCCCCAGGCATGATGGTCAGCGAGAATAATCTGCACTGCTCGCTTGGCAATCGCTTCCGGTAGATGGGCAAAGGCTGTCACACACATGTTCGTCGCCAGTGGCAGACGCGTCTGCCGTGCAACTTCGGCCATCGCGTCCATCCCAGCAACCGGATCCTCGTAGTACTCAAGCCCAAGCTCCTCCAACACCGGCGCCAGCCGAATCGCTGTTTCGACTGACCAGCCACCGTTTGGATCAATCCGTAACTGCACCGTTGGACCAAATCGCTCGCGCAGTAGCCGCAGCGTCTCCACCTCCAATTCCGGCGATAAGACGCCGCCTTTGAGCTTTAGCACACGAAAGCCATACCGCGTGACGAATTGCTCCGCTTCAGCAACCATGGCCTCTGGCGTTAAGACAGCATCTGACCAGGCAAACAAGCCAAGTGGACCGGTCGGCTTCGGTTGTCCAACGGGAGTCTCAAGCCAGTCGTCCGGCGTTGCAAATTTGTAGAACAGATAGGCCGAGAACGGCACACGCTGCCGTACTGGGCCCCCAAGAATTTCGGCGACTGACCGGCCCGTTGCCTTGCCGATGATGTCGAGGCACGGAACCTCAAAGGCGCTCAAGATTCTCGGCCGGTCAGCAAACCGCAGACGTAGTTGCTCGAGGTGAAACGGATCGAGGCCGCACACTTCCGCTGCTGCGGTCTCGAGTTCTTGCTGAAACCGCTTGCCCCCAGGCATTTCCCCAAGCCCCACCAGGCCATCGTCCGTCTCGAGCTGGATGATCGTTCGCAAGGCGTAGGGCTGGTGGCAGCCAACAACGTTCCGCAGCGGCAAATCCGGAACTGCAATAACCGTTGTTGTGACAGAACGAATTCGCATGGCCTCCCCTTCTTCACTTCATGGCTTTGATAACGCTGTCTCTTTGGCTGTCACAAACTCCAGCAACGCTGGTATGCCGTCCTCAACGGCTCGAAGGGCTCGTCGAATCGCTGGCACAATGTCCCCCGGCTCCGTCACGCGCTCTCCATACCCACCCATTGCCCGAGCAAAGTCAGCATAGTTGCCGCTGATGTCCGTCGCCCGGTATTTCTCGGTCGAGACTGGCATGATCGGGATCTCAGTCGCCATTGCAGCGTTGTTGAGCAGCACTGAGAGGATCGGGATCCGCTCGCGTACCGCTGTCTCAAAGTCCATGCCAGTCATGCCGATCGCCGCATCCCCCCAAACGTTGACGCAGAGCTTTTCGGGACGCGCGAGCTTGGCTCCCATGACTAACCCGAGGCCATACCCTAGCTGGGTCGTTTTGCCCCAGCCTAAGTAGCTGAGCGGCGTCCGGCTTACCCAGAACGGTGTTAACTGATCACGTGGGTTGCCAGCGTCATGGGTGATGATCACGTCCAGCTCACCAATGGTCTGGAGCAGATCCCAGATAACACGGTATGGCGAAAGTGGCGTCTCATCACTGGTAAGCTTCGGCATCCATTGTGCCAGCCACGCCTCACGCACCCGCCGCACTTCATCAGCAACAGTCTCAAATCGCCCACGCGGCTTGCCACCCAATCGATCACCGACTGCCTCAAGCAAGGCCTGTAGCGTTAACTTCGCATCGCCAACTAACGCGTCAGCAAGTGGTACGTCCTTGTTCAGGTCAGCCGGGTCAAGCGTTGCCTGGATCACCCGCTTACCGCCGGGTAGCCGCACGCCATACTCTGTTTCAGAGAAGCTACATCCGATACCGAAGATGAGATCTGCCTGTCGCAGAAAGTGACTGACCGTTGCTGGGTAGGCACGTCCACCAGCGCCAAGTGCAAGCGGATGGTCTTCTGGGAATGCACTCTTGCCGGGCAAACTCGTCATCACTGGTGCCTCGAGCAACTCAGCCAGCGCCTGCAACTCACCCCAGGCCTGGGCGTAGTGAATACCTTGTCCAGCGTAGATTACCGGCCGCTCCGCTGCGACCAGTTGCGCAGCGACGCGGTCGACATCCTGCAAGTCCGGGCCATAGCGGAAGCGCACTGGTGGCTGGTAGTCCCAGCCGGCGGGCACGTCTTCGTCCATGACATCGCGGGGAATTTCAACAAGCACCGGTCGTGGACGGCCATTCTTTACCTGCGTGAACGCTCGCCGCAGGACACTGGGCGCAGCGGTCGGCACGATGACCTGTTCAGCCCACTTCGTAATATGCTGATAATTTAAGAAGGCATTGAAGTTCGGCGGGACTTCAGCAAGATGGCGCGGAAACCCTTGCGGGAAGACGACAATTGGCACAGACTCCGAATATGCCTGTGCCACTGCACCAAAGGCGTTTTCAGTTCCTGGCCCACGTTGCATGGCGAAGACACCAATCTGCTGTCCCGAGCTCACCCGGCTGACAGCGTCGGCCATGTGCACACCCACGCGCTCTTGCCGCACAATCACGGTGCGGATATCAGCTTGTGCTGCTGCTTCGATCAACTCATTGACTGGATAAGCGAAGAGCCAGCGTACCCCTTCGCGCTTCAGAATCTCGGCGACAACCTCGGCGACCCGCATTGCCCCTCCTTGTCGCTCAACCACTAACTGCTGGTTGCCGGGGCATTGTAGCACTGGAGCGGTTTTCCGTGTCCATGCTTGCCCGTACTTTTAGTGCAGCAGAACTGGATCGGGCGTGTTTAACACAAAGGCAGCCAAGGCGCAGCGCGCGCCTTATAGCTCCCCAACCTGAGCACATGTGCTCAGAAATGGATGCCAGATTGCCCCGCACCTAAACAACGGCAACGGACTGTTGCATGGAGAAGTTCGGCAGTGTGACGCGTGGCACGGCGGATCACACAAGCGGGAAGTGTCAGAGCCCCTCTAACATTGTGCCGGCGACTCCAGAGCGTTACGCCTCAACAGGAGTTGGCACCTGGCGC
It includes:
- the acnA gene encoding aconitate hydratase AcnA — its product is MQDEARRDPFGARATLETPEGRVTYYRLAALADHITIGLERLPYTVKVLLENVLRLAGNGPFTTEDVELVAGWQPGPKPAREIPFLPSRVLLQDFTGVPAIADLAAMRAAVARAGGDPQIINPLVPVDLVIDHSVQVDAFGTTIAFQRNVEREYERNRERYAFLRWAQQAFRNFRVVPPGTGIVHQVNIEYLASVVTVRDEDGTPVAFPDTLVGTDSHTTMVNALGVLGWGVGGIEAEAAMLGQPITLLLPRVIGLRLIGQPPGGITATDLVLTVTQLLRKVGVVDTFVEVFGPGLRYLSLPDRATISNMAPEMGATAVMFPIDEETLGYLRLTGRSEAHVQLVETYAREQGLFREEGVEPVFDQVVELDLSTLEPSLAGPRRPHDRVRLSELRQSLRAAFPDQFPEEAANAPQRFDWEGGAVNEAEAPSAPLVPADPRPKVVDVRLDGQHAELRHGSVVIAAITSCTNTSNPAVMLGAGILAKKAVERGLSVSPAIKTSLAPGSGVVTAYLERAGLLPYLEALRFHLVGYGCTTCIGNSGPLPEPVAQAIQENELVVAAVLSGNRNFEGRIHPLVRAAYLASPPLVVAFALAGRVDIDLTREPLAHDPNGEPVYLRDLWPTPEEIREAMLQAIAPELFVERYRNVFAGDERWRNLPVPTGALYEWDPQSTYIQEPPFFQNLPLEPQPLTDIVGARVLAYLGDSVTTDHISPAGSIPVNSPAGQYLVGRGVPPKEFNSYGARRGNHEVMIRGTFANIRLRNKLAGGQEGGWTRHFPDGELTTIYDAAMRYQAEGVPLLVVAGKEYGSGSSRDWAAKGTMLLGVRAVLAESFERIHRSNLVGMGVLPLQFLPGENAESLGLDGTETYTITGIAEGLEPNKRLIVRAVRDDGTAREFAVIARLNSPTEIEYYRHGGIMPFVLRRLLKATVQA
- a CDS encoding YjbE family putative metal transport protein (Members of this highly hydrophobic protein family,regularly are found preceded by the yybP-ykoY manganese riboswitch (see RF00080). A metal cation transport function is proposed.) translates to MTGIRFWAGLASVVLVNIVLSGDNALVIAMAARGLPPRQRRWAMIAGGAAAIILRVLFTALAALLLTIPLLEAGGGLVLTGIAAKLLREEEGTQVVDTAGSFLSAVQTITLADVVMSLDNMLAVAGAAQGSLLLLGLGLLLSMPPILIGSDVLARLLNRLPWLVAVGAILLTITGARMVANDPLVAARVPDPLATPFLIGVAVGLTALAFVPAIWRWWRQRRTATRAISHQAPSHD
- a CDS encoding LmeA family phospholipid-binding protein, whose protein sequence is MMLCPFCGTEQPIASHCRACGAPLVTTARPAHPVARRWERQSRAGQRVIGCLATLVTAAILLLALAALLSGRFLPPPATATPATTAVAGARTPTMATPRAASVAASATPVPGVSQVVITEAQLNQALAAHADRLGPARSPHAVIDPSGVTISFTFSGLGARFHARPIAQDGSIVLVDSSLSGPLGLAVDADAIAQMLADALQQELAARQLRVDDVVCQPGQIVVTVSPAR